In Deefgea piscis, the genomic window ATACCCGCCAGCGCGGCTTTATCTTGGATATTGGACACCAAGAGCAAAGAGGCAAAACCGCGTTCAGTTTGGCCCAGCCAGAGCATCGCATCGACTCGGCCCAAATCGCTCTTGAGCCATTGATCGATATTGACTGGCTGCGCTTGCGCCAATGCCGTTTGATCGGCGCGAATGGCCGCCTCAGACAAGCCCAGTTCGCGCAGCCAAGCGCTGTATTGCGGCGTGGAAAGCGCGGTTTTTAGGACGTGCAGACGCTGCGCTTGACTGGCGGTATCGGGTAGATGTTGCGATATTGAGCGGGTGGCGCTGATGGTGTTATTGGCCAGCAATGGATTGAGCTTGGCCAGTAGTGCTTGTTCACGTTGCAAAACTTGGTCTGCGCTGCGGCCCTCAATCAAGAAAAATTGACTCTCGGGCGCGTGGCGAAACAAGTTTTTGATGCGCTGCTCCATCTGCCCCAGCGCTGGGTCAACCGTGTAAAAACGCTGTAAATGATCATCGGCGCGCAATTGGCTTAAGCCATAGAGCAGGGGGATGAGTAAAAGCAAAAGGTATTTTTTGCTGGGTATCAGCGTATAGGCTTTAAGCAATAAATCGGTAAGACGCATACCCTTGGTGTTGGGGCGGTAGTTTTTTAGCAGGGTCGGAAAAGCCAACACCACGGTTAAATAGGCGGCGATTAATCCACTGGCAGAAAAAACGGCAATTTCTCGCAAACCCGGAAAAGGCGCGATGGCCAGCGCCAAATAGCCGGTAACGCTGGTTAACATGCCGTAAAACAGCGCCGGGCGCAATTGCTGGACGGCTTGAGCGATGGTCCAGTCTTTGTCTGCGCCCAGACTGTCGGCAAAGCAATGCGTGCCGTAATCAATGGCCACACCAATCAAGCTGGCACCAAACACCAAGGTCATGACGTGAATGCTGCCCATGATCGACACGGTGGTAACAATGGCCACGCCAGTGGCAATCAGTAAGGGCAGTAAGCACAGCGCAATGGCCCAAACGCGGCGAAACGCCAGCCACATTAATAAAATCGAGCCGATCCATGAACCGACACCAATGCGGCTGATTTCTGCTTTGGCTTTTTTGCTCGCCAGATCGGTATGCAGCGCGACGCCGGCGGCAAGCGCCTCCACGCCGCTGGCGGTTTGGGCGCTATTGATTGCGGCATAAATCGCTGTGGCGGTTGGTGCGGGGCCGGTTTTTTGAGTAATGTCATCCGCTGCGGCATCCTCTGGCGCGCTGTCGTCAAAAGCGCGGGTTTTGCTTTTGGCTTGGATCAGCACCCAAAATTTGTTGTCTCCGCG contains:
- a CDS encoding MMPL family transporter, with amino-acid sequence MLATLLQRGLPLQTNLMAMLPAGESDPVVLAAVQQLEQQLGERNVLLIGAPTREAAMAAAEQAANSLTQSQAFASVVLRQPRNDALASATAFRYALAHPATIAQLQNGELDTYLQAQAAQLYGPLGHLRSALLERDPLFLAGDLIGRQVADGVDFDPASGMVLLRGDNKFWVLIQAKSKTRAFDDSAPEDAAADDITQKTGPAPTATAIYAAINSAQTASGVEALAAGVALHTDLASKKAKAEISRIGVGSWIGSILLMWLAFRRVWAIALCLLPLLIATGVAIVTTVSIMGSIHVMTLVFGASLIGVAIDYGTHCFADSLGADKDWTIAQAVQQLRPALFYGMLTSVTGYLALAIAPFPGLREIAVFSASGLIAAYLTVVLAFPTLLKNYRPNTKGMRLTDLLLKAYTLIPSKKYLLLLLIPLLYGLSQLRADDHLQRFYTVDPALGQMEQRIKNLFRHAPESQFFLIEGRSADQVLQREQALLAKLNPLLANNTISATRSISQHLPDTASQAQRLHVLKTALSTPQYSAWLRELGLSEAAIRADQTALAQAQPVNIDQWLKSDLGRVDAMLWLGQTERGFASLLLVSNIQDKAALAGISLDGVRFVDKVNDLSELMARYRNIALLLTALSLLLMVALMTPRHGWRGAVLIILPSVLAALGALALFGILGMALNIFSAFALLIVLALGIDYAIFFRESGEEAHQAMLGVTLDSSTTLLSFGLLAMSSLPAAQSFGMMVLFGVTLAFIFAPMARLAAPASHPDERPLQSEKQHAA